From Streptomyces sp. NBC_01754, a single genomic window includes:
- the fusA gene encoding elongation factor G: MATTSLDLAKVRNIGIMAHIDAGKTTTTERILFYTGVSYKIGETHEGSATMDWMEQEQERGITITSAATTCHWPMNDVDHTINIIDTPGHVDFTVEVERSLRVLDGAVTVFDGVAGVEPQSETVWRQADRYGVPRICFVNKLDRTGADFLRCVQMIVDRLGAVPLVMQLPIGAEADFRGVVDLVSMKAFVWSEDAPKGEMYDTIDIPENLVEAAQEWRGKLLEAVSENDDQMMELYLEGVEPTQEQLHEAIRRITLASRGGVGSATVTPVFCGTAFKNKGVQPLLDAVVRYLPSPLDVEAIEGHDVKDPELVITRKPSDDEPFSGLAFKIASDPHLGKLTFVRIYSGRLEAGTAVLNSVKGKKERIGKIYRMHANKREEIASVGAGDIVAVMGLKQTTTGETLSDDKNPVILESMDFPAPVIEVAIEPKSKGDQEKLGVAIQRLSEEDPSFQVHSDEETGQTIIGGMGELHLEVLVDRMKREFRVEANVGKPQVAYRETIRKTVERVDFTHKKQTGGTGQFAKVQIMIEPLEGGDASYEFVNKVTGGRIPREYIPSVDAGAQEAMQFGILAGYEMVGVRVTLLDGGYHEVDSSELAFKIAGSQAFKEGARKASPVLLEPMMAVEVTTPEDYMGEVIGDLNSRRGQIQAMEERSGARVVKGLVPLSEMFGYVGDLRSKTSGRASYSMQFDSYAEVPRNVAEEIIAKAKGE, translated from the coding sequence ATGGCCACCACTTCGCTTGACCTGGCCAAGGTCCGCAACATTGGGATCATGGCCCACATCGACGCGGGGAAGACGACCACCACCGAGCGGATCCTCTTTTACACCGGTGTGAGCTACAAGATCGGTGAGACCCACGAGGGTTCCGCCACGATGGACTGGATGGAGCAGGAGCAGGAGCGCGGCATCACGATCACGTCCGCCGCGACGACCTGCCACTGGCCGATGAATGATGTTGACCACACCATCAACATCATCGACACCCCTGGCCACGTGGACTTCACCGTCGAGGTGGAGCGTTCGCTCCGCGTCCTCGACGGCGCCGTCACCGTGTTCGACGGTGTGGCCGGCGTCGAGCCGCAGTCCGAGACCGTCTGGCGTCAGGCGGACCGGTACGGCGTGCCGCGTATCTGCTTCGTCAACAAGCTGGACCGCACCGGTGCCGACTTCCTCCGCTGCGTCCAGATGATCGTGGACCGCCTCGGTGCGGTTCCGCTGGTCATGCAGCTCCCCATCGGCGCCGAGGCCGACTTCAGGGGCGTCGTCGACCTCGTGTCGATGAAGGCCTTCGTCTGGTCGGAGGACGCGCCCAAGGGCGAGATGTACGACACGATCGACATCCCCGAGAACCTCGTCGAGGCGGCTCAGGAGTGGCGCGGCAAGCTGCTCGAGGCCGTCTCCGAGAACGACGACCAGATGATGGAGCTGTACCTGGAGGGCGTCGAGCCCACCCAGGAGCAGCTGCACGAGGCGATCCGCCGGATCACCCTGGCGTCGAGGGGCGGCGTCGGCTCGGCCACCGTCACCCCGGTGTTCTGTGGCACCGCGTTCAAGAACAAGGGTGTTCAGCCCCTGCTCGACGCGGTCGTCCGCTACCTGCCTTCCCCCCTGGACGTCGAGGCCATCGAGGGCCACGACGTCAAGGACCCCGAGCTGGTCATCACGCGCAAGCCTTCGGACGACGAGCCGTTCTCCGGCCTGGCGTTCAAGATCGCCAGCGACCCGCACCTGGGCAAGCTCACCTTCGTCCGGATCTACTCCGGTCGCCTCGAGGCCGGCACCGCGGTGCTGAACTCGGTCAAGGGCAAGAAGGAGCGCATCGGCAAGATCTACCGCATGCACGCGAACAAGCGTGAGGAGATCGCGTCGGTGGGCGCCGGTGACATCGTCGCCGTCATGGGCCTGAAGCAGACCACCACCGGTGAGACGCTGTCCGACGACAAGAACCCGGTGATCCTGGAGTCCATGGACTTCCCGGCGCCGGTCATCGAGGTCGCCATCGAGCCCAAGTCCAAGGGTGACCAGGAGAAGCTGGGTGTCGCCATCCAGCGCCTCTCGGAGGAGGACCCCTCCTTCCAGGTGCACTCGGACGAGGAGACCGGCCAGACCATCATCGGTGGTATGGGTGAGCTCCACCTCGAGGTGCTCGTCGACCGCATGAAGCGCGAGTTCCGCGTCGAGGCGAACGTCGGCAAGCCCCAGGTCGCGTACCGCGAGACGATCCGCAAGACCGTCGAGCGTGTCGACTTCACGCACAAGAAGCAGACTGGTGGTACCGGCCAGTTCGCCAAGGTGCAGATCATGATCGAGCCGCTCGAAGGCGGAGACGCCTCGTACGAGTTCGTCAACAAGGTCACCGGTGGCCGCATCCCCCGTGAGTACATCCCCTCGGTGGACGCGGGTGCCCAGGAAGCCATGCAGTTCGGCATCCTGGCCGGTTACGAGATGGTCGGCGTCCGCGTCACCCTTCTCGACGGCGGTTACCACGAGGTCGACTCCTCGGAGCTCGCCTTCAAGATCGCCGGTTCGCAGGCGTTCAAGGAGGGTGCCCGCAAGGCGTCGCCCGTGCTCCTGGAGCCGATGATGGCCGTCGAGGTCACCACGCCCGAGGACTACATGGGCGAGGTCATCGGCGACCTCAACTCCCGCCGTGGCCAGATCCAGGCCATGGAGGAGCGCAGCGGCGCTCGCGTCGTGAAGGGCCTCGTGCCCCTCTCGGAGATGTTCGGCTACGTCGGAGACCTCCGCAGCAAGACCTCGGGTCGCGCAAGCTACTCGATGCAGTTCGACTCCTACGCCGAGGTTCCGCGGAACGTCGCCGAGGAGATCATCGCGAAGGCCAAGGGCGAGTAA
- the rpsL gene encoding 30S ribosomal protein S12: MPTIQQLVRKGRQDKVEKNKTPALEGSPQRRGVCTRVFTTTPKKPNSALRKVARVRLTSGIEVTAYIPGEGHNLQEHSIVLVRGGRVKDLPGVRYKIIRGSLDTQGVKNRKQARSRYGAKKEK, encoded by the coding sequence GTGCCTACGATCCAGCAGCTGGTCCGTAAGGGCCGGCAGGACAAGGTCGAGAAGAACAAGACGCCCGCGCTCGAGGGTTCGCCCCAGCGTCGCGGTGTCTGCACGCGTGTGTTCACGACCACCCCGAAGAAGCCGAACTCGGCGCTCCGTAAGGTCGCGCGTGTGCGCCTGACCTCCGGCATCGAGGTCACGGCCTACATCCCGGGTGAGGGACACAACCTGCAGGAGCACTCCATCGTGCTCGTGCGTGGTGGCCGTGTGAAGGACCTGCCGGGTGTTCGTTACAAGATCATCCGTGGCTCCCTTGACACCCAGGGTGTCAAGAACCGCAAGCAGGCCCGCAGCCGCTACGGCGCCAAGAAGGAGAAGTAA
- the rpsG gene encoding 30S ribosomal protein S7: MPRKGPAPKRPVIIDPVYGSPLVTSLINKILLNGKRSTAERIVYGAMEGLREKTGADPVITLKRALENVKPSLEVKSRRVGGATYQVPIEVKPGRAATLALRWVVGYSRARREKTMTERLMNELLDASNGLGAAVKKREDTHKMAESNKAFAHYRW, encoded by the coding sequence ATGCCTCGTAAGGGCCCCGCCCCGAAGCGCCCGGTCATCATCGACCCGGTCTACGGTTCTCCTCTTGTCACGTCGCTGATCAACAAGATCCTGCTCAACGGCAAGCGTTCCACCGCCGAGCGGATCGTGTACGGCGCCATGGAAGGCCTCCGCGAGAAGACCGGCGCCGACCCGGTCATCACGCTGAAGCGCGCGCTTGAGAACGTCAAGCCCTCGCTCGAGGTCAAGTCCCGCCGTGTCGGTGGCGCCACCTACCAGGTGCCGATCGAGGTCAAGCCCGGTCGCGCCGCCACCCTCGCGCTGCGCTGGGTCGTCGGTTACTCCCGCGCCCGTCGCGAGAAGACCATGACCGAGCGCCTCATGAACGAGCTGCTCGACGCCTCCAACGGTCTTGGCGCAGCTGTCAAGAAGCGCGAGGACACTCACAAGATGGCCGAGTCGAACAAGGCCTTCGCGCACTACCGCTGGTAG